From Actinoplanes oblitus, a single genomic window includes:
- a CDS encoding discoidin domain-containing protein has product MSRFRLIAAAAAASVVAALVHAPAALAAGPNLAAGKAFSASGYTDVYPAGNAGDGNANTYWESNNNAFPQWLQVDLGTSTQVNQAVLKLPPATAWNTRTETLSIQGSTDGSSFSTLKASAGYTFNPSSGNTVTVDFTAASARFVRLSFTANTAWPAGQLSELELYGPVSGDSQAPSAPGNLAYTQPAGGQIRLTWNASTDNVGVTGYDIYANGQLRTSVAGNVLTYTDSQPDSATVSYYVRAKDAAGNVSGNSNTVTRTGATGDSQAPTTPGTLSYTQPAGGQIRLSWGASTDNVGVTGYNVYANGTLKTTVTGTTYTDSQPDTATVSYYVKARDAAGNESAASNTVTRTGAPQTGTNLAVGKPIEASSTVFTFVATNANDNDTATYWEGSAYPADLTVKLGANATVSSVVVKLNPGTDWGTRQQTFSVLGREQSASAYTTLVGSATYTFNPASQNTVTIPVSATTADVRLSFTANTGAPSGQVAELQVIGTPAANPDLTITGMTSSPASPVETDPITLSATVRNAGTAASAASSVTFYLGTTKAGTAAVGALAAGASTTVSASIGARDAGSYAVSAKVDEANTVIETNEANNSYTNPATLVVAPVSSSDLVASAVSWSPGNPSAGQTVSFSAVLKNQGTAATGSGTHSVTVTVLNGSTTVKTFTGSYTGTLAAGASSPSISLGGWTAVNGKYTVRTVVAADTNELPVKQANNTGEKPFFVGRGANMPYDMYEAEDGAVAGGAAVVGPNRTIGDLAGEASGRKAVTLNQTGSSVSWTTRNATNTVVARFSIPDGTTSSINVYVNGALNKTLPLTSKYAWLYGSETAPQNSGSGPRHIYDEANLMLTGSFPAGSTIKLQKDAGNSGSIAIDFIQLEQVSAIANPDASKYVVPTGFDQQSVQAALDTARQDSTKVGVYLPAGDYQTSNKFQVYGKALKVVGAGPWYTRFHTPETQTETDAGFRADATANGSTFANFSFWGNYTIRIDGPGKVFDFANVSGITIDNIWAEHVVCLYWGANTDNMVIKNSRIRDTFADGVNMTNGSTGNLVDNNESRATGDDSFALFSAIDAGGSDEIDNTFSNLTSLLTWRAAGIAVYGGYANTFKNIYIADTLCYSGITVSSLDFGYPMNGFGASPPTVLDNISVVRAGGHFWGQQVFPAIWMFSASKVFQGIRVSNVDIVDPTYSGIMFQTQYIGGQPVNPIKDTVFTNVTITGAQKSGDAFDAKSGYGIWANPLPEAGQGPAVGSATFTNLTLSNNYKDIENPTSTFTIVRN; this is encoded by the coding sequence ATGTCCAGATTCAGGCTCATAGCCGCCGCGGCGGCCGCGAGCGTGGTCGCCGCACTCGTCCACGCCCCCGCGGCGCTGGCAGCCGGCCCCAACCTGGCCGCCGGCAAGGCCTTCAGCGCCAGCGGCTACACCGACGTCTACCCGGCCGGCAACGCCGGCGACGGCAACGCCAACACCTACTGGGAGAGCAACAACAACGCCTTCCCGCAGTGGCTCCAGGTCGACCTCGGTACGTCCACCCAGGTCAACCAGGCCGTCCTCAAACTCCCTCCGGCCACCGCCTGGAACACCCGGACCGAGACGCTGTCCATCCAGGGCAGCACCGACGGCAGCTCGTTCAGCACGCTCAAGGCGAGCGCCGGGTACACCTTCAACCCGTCGTCCGGCAACACGGTGACAGTGGACTTCACCGCGGCCAGCGCCCGGTTCGTCCGGCTGAGCTTCACCGCCAACACCGCGTGGCCCGCCGGTCAGCTCTCCGAGCTGGAGCTCTACGGGCCGGTCAGCGGGGACAGCCAGGCGCCCAGCGCACCCGGCAACCTCGCCTACACCCAGCCGGCCGGCGGGCAGATCAGGCTGACCTGGAACGCGTCCACCGACAACGTCGGGGTGACCGGTTACGACATCTACGCCAACGGCCAGCTCCGCACCTCGGTGGCCGGCAACGTGCTGACCTACACCGACAGCCAGCCGGACTCGGCGACGGTCTCCTACTACGTGCGGGCCAAGGACGCGGCCGGCAACGTCTCCGGGAACAGCAACACGGTGACCCGGACCGGCGCGACCGGCGACTCCCAGGCGCCCACCACGCCGGGCACCCTCTCCTACACCCAGCCGGCCGGCGGGCAGATCCGGCTCAGCTGGGGCGCGTCCACCGACAACGTGGGCGTCACCGGCTACAACGTGTACGCCAACGGCACCCTGAAGACCACCGTCACCGGTACCACGTACACCGACAGCCAGCCCGACACGGCGACCGTCTCGTACTACGTGAAGGCGAGGGACGCCGCCGGGAACGAGTCGGCGGCCAGCAACACGGTGACCCGGACCGGCGCGCCGCAGACCGGCACCAACCTGGCGGTCGGCAAGCCGATCGAGGCCTCGTCGACGGTCTTCACCTTCGTCGCCACCAACGCCAACGACAACGACACCGCCACGTACTGGGAGGGCAGCGCGTACCCGGCCGACCTGACGGTGAAGCTGGGTGCCAACGCGACGGTCTCCTCGGTGGTCGTCAAGCTCAACCCGGGCACCGACTGGGGTACCCGGCAGCAGACGTTCTCGGTGCTCGGCCGGGAGCAGTCGGCGTCGGCGTACACCACGCTCGTGGGCTCCGCGACGTACACCTTCAATCCCGCCTCGCAGAACACCGTGACCATCCCGGTCTCGGCGACCACCGCTGACGTCCGGCTCTCCTTCACCGCCAACACCGGCGCGCCCAGCGGGCAGGTCGCGGAACTCCAGGTGATCGGCACCCCGGCGGCCAACCCGGACCTGACGATCACCGGCATGACCAGCTCGCCGGCCTCGCCGGTGGAGACCGACCCGATCACCCTGTCGGCCACCGTCCGCAACGCGGGCACCGCCGCCTCGGCCGCGTCGTCGGTCACCTTCTACCTCGGCACGACGAAGGCCGGCACCGCGGCGGTCGGCGCCCTCGCGGCCGGCGCGTCCACCACCGTCTCGGCCTCGATCGGGGCCCGGGACGCGGGCAGCTACGCCGTGTCCGCCAAGGTCGACGAGGCGAACACGGTGATCGAGACCAACGAGGCCAACAACTCCTACACCAACCCGGCCACCCTGGTCGTCGCCCCGGTCAGCAGCTCCGACCTGGTCGCCTCGGCGGTCTCCTGGTCGCCCGGCAACCCGTCGGCCGGCCAGACGGTCAGCTTCTCGGCGGTCCTGAAGAACCAGGGCACCGCGGCCACCGGCAGCGGCACGCACAGCGTGACGGTCACCGTGCTGAACGGCTCGACCACCGTCAAGACGTTCACCGGGTCGTACACCGGCACCCTGGCCGCCGGCGCCTCGTCGCCGTCGATCAGCCTGGGCGGCTGGACCGCGGTCAACGGCAAGTACACCGTGCGTACGGTGGTCGCCGCCGACACCAACGAGCTGCCGGTCAAGCAGGCCAACAACACCGGCGAGAAGCCGTTCTTCGTCGGCCGTGGCGCGAACATGCCGTACGACATGTACGAGGCCGAGGACGGCGCCGTCGCCGGTGGCGCGGCGGTCGTCGGCCCCAACCGCACCATCGGTGACCTGGCCGGCGAGGCGTCCGGCCGCAAGGCGGTCACGCTGAACCAGACCGGCTCGTCGGTGTCCTGGACGACCCGCAACGCCACCAACACCGTTGTCGCGCGCTTCTCCATCCCGGACGGCACGACCAGCTCGATCAACGTGTACGTCAACGGCGCGCTCAACAAGACCCTGCCGCTCACCTCGAAGTACGCCTGGCTGTACGGCAGCGAGACGGCGCCGCAGAACTCCGGCTCCGGCCCGCGGCACATCTACGACGAAGCGAACCTCATGCTGACCGGGTCGTTCCCGGCCGGCAGCACCATCAAGCTGCAGAAGGACGCCGGCAACAGCGGCTCCATCGCGATCGACTTCATCCAGCTGGAGCAGGTCTCCGCGATCGCCAACCCGGACGCCAGCAAGTACGTGGTGCCGACCGGTTTCGACCAGCAGTCGGTGCAGGCCGCCCTGGACACGGCGCGTCAGGACAGCACCAAGGTGGGCGTCTACCTGCCCGCCGGTGACTACCAGACGTCGAACAAGTTCCAGGTGTACGGCAAGGCGCTGAAGGTCGTCGGCGCCGGCCCCTGGTACACCCGCTTCCACACCCCGGAGACGCAGACCGAGACGGATGCCGGCTTCCGGGCCGACGCCACCGCCAACGGTTCGACGTTCGCCAACTTCTCGTTCTGGGGCAACTACACGATCCGGATCGACGGTCCCGGCAAGGTGTTCGACTTCGCGAACGTCTCCGGGATCACCATCGACAACATCTGGGCCGAGCACGTGGTCTGCCTGTACTGGGGCGCGAACACCGACAACATGGTGATCAAGAATTCGCGGATCCGGGACACCTTCGCCGACGGCGTCAACATGACCAACGGCAGCACCGGGAACCTGGTCGACAACAACGAGTCCCGGGCGACCGGCGACGACAGCTTCGCGCTGTTCTCGGCGATCGACGCCGGCGGGTCCGACGAGATCGACAACACCTTCTCGAACCTGACCAGCCTGCTCACCTGGCGCGCGGCAGGCATCGCGGTCTACGGCGGCTACGCGAACACGTTCAAGAACATCTACATCGCGGACACGCTCTGCTACTCCGGCATCACGGTCAGCTCGCTGGACTTCGGCTACCCGATGAACGGCTTCGGCGCCAGCCCGCCGACCGTGCTCGACAACATCTCGGTCGTCCGGGCCGGCGGCCACTTCTGGGGCCAGCAGGTCTTCCCGGCGATCTGGATGTTCAGCGCCTCGAAGGTGTTCCAGGGCATCCGGGTCAGCAACGTCGACATCGTCGACCCGACCTACTCCGGGATCATGTTCCAGACCCAGTACATCGGCGGCCAGCCGGTGAACCCGATCAAGGACACGGTCTTCACCAACGTCACCATCACCGGCGCGCAGAAGAGCGGCGACGCCTTCGACGCCAAGAGCGGTTACGGCATCTGGGCCAACCCGCTGCCGGAGGCCGGCCAGGGCCCGGCGGTCGGCTCGGCCACCTTCACCAACCTCACCCTGAGCAACAACTACAAGGACATCGAGAACCCGACCTCGACGTTCACCATTGTCCGCAACTGA
- a CDS encoding discoidin domain-containing protein produces MANRTAPIATLAAVLAATAVTAVTWSSTPAQAAGLSPFDISGRGATVPFTEIEAEKAATNGTSTGTDRTYGALSSEASGREAVTLDAAGEYVEFTLTKPANAVTFRYSVPDGRSGSLDLRAGSTLIKSVPVTSKYSWYYGYYPFTNNPGDGRPHHFYDEARALFGTTYQAGTKIRIQVSSTAQSPSFTIDLADFENVPGPIGKPAGAIDAVADYGADPTGATDTTARIQAAVDAGAASGRVVYLPQGSYTLYSHVIVDRVTLAGAGPWYTVLGGRHPSQRNQAAGLYGKYVGQGGPSRNVTVKDLAVIGDIQERVDEDQVNAFGGAMSNSTVDDVWMQHTKVGAWMDGPMDNFTIRNSRILDQTADGVNFHIGVTNSTVTNTFVRNTGDDGLAMWAENTANVGNAFTHNTVVAPILANNIVSYGGRDITISDNVMAETVTNGGGLHVANRYPGVTGPTAVAGTWTLARNTLIRTGNSDYNWNFGIGALWFWPDQGAITGATINVTDTDILDSSYAGIQWIGNGTSGLNLTNVNIAGAGTFALQAQAPATATFKNVKATGIAQNPPTYNCTGSGLAITDAGGNSGWQTPTPYCGPWPAPKWGNSTTTPSGPPASSPTPGPSTSSTPPPSNGNLARGKPVTATSSNGNYVAANAVDGNAATYWESANNAFPQTYTVDLGSAQTVGRAVLKLPAGWEKRTETVAVSGSTDGSSWTSLAGAGGVTLDPASGNSATLALTTGNHRYVRLTFSANSGWPAAQLAELEVYASGGTTTPPTSAPPTTTAPPTGNLAAGRTATATSQADVYTPANVTDGNASSYWESGSNAFPQSITVDLGQNRTLGRVVLKLPPTTAWATRTETLSILGSTDGSAYSTVKASAGYTFDPASGNTVTIPVSATQRYLRVTVTGNTGWPAGQLSEIEAYPS; encoded by the coding sequence ATGGCCAACCGCACCGCCCCGATAGCGACACTTGCCGCAGTCCTCGCGGCCACCGCGGTCACCGCGGTGACCTGGAGCTCCACGCCGGCGCAGGCCGCCGGGCTCTCCCCGTTCGACATCTCCGGACGGGGCGCCACGGTGCCGTTCACCGAGATCGAGGCCGAGAAGGCCGCGACGAACGGCACCTCCACCGGCACCGACCGGACCTACGGCGCCCTCTCCTCCGAAGCCTCCGGGCGGGAGGCCGTCACCCTCGACGCCGCGGGTGAATACGTCGAGTTCACCCTGACCAAGCCGGCCAACGCGGTCACCTTCCGGTACAGCGTGCCGGACGGCAGGAGCGGCTCGCTGGACCTCCGCGCCGGCTCCACCCTGATCAAGAGCGTGCCGGTCACCTCGAAGTACAGCTGGTACTACGGGTACTACCCGTTCACCAACAACCCCGGTGACGGCCGCCCGCACCACTTCTACGACGAGGCCCGGGCGCTGTTCGGGACCACCTACCAGGCCGGCACCAAGATCCGGATCCAGGTCTCCTCGACCGCGCAGTCGCCCAGCTTCACCATCGACCTGGCCGACTTCGAGAACGTGCCGGGCCCGATCGGCAAGCCGGCCGGCGCCATCGACGCGGTCGCCGACTACGGCGCCGATCCGACCGGCGCCACCGACACCACCGCCCGGATCCAGGCCGCGGTCGACGCCGGCGCCGCGTCCGGCCGCGTGGTCTACCTGCCGCAGGGCAGCTACACGCTGTACAGCCACGTGATCGTCGACAGGGTCACGCTGGCCGGGGCCGGGCCCTGGTACACCGTGCTCGGCGGCCGGCACCCCAGCCAGCGCAACCAGGCCGCCGGCCTCTACGGCAAGTACGTGGGTCAGGGCGGTCCGAGCCGGAACGTCACCGTCAAGGACCTCGCGGTCATCGGTGACATCCAGGAGCGGGTGGACGAGGACCAGGTCAACGCGTTTGGCGGGGCCATGTCGAACTCGACCGTCGACGACGTCTGGATGCAGCACACCAAGGTCGGCGCCTGGATGGACGGCCCGATGGACAACTTCACCATCCGCAACAGCCGGATCCTGGACCAGACCGCGGACGGCGTGAACTTCCACATCGGCGTCACCAACTCCACCGTTACCAACACGTTCGTCCGCAACACCGGGGACGACGGCCTGGCGATGTGGGCGGAGAACACCGCGAACGTCGGCAACGCGTTCACCCACAACACCGTGGTGGCGCCGATCCTGGCCAACAACATCGTCAGCTACGGCGGCCGGGACATCACGATCAGCGACAACGTGATGGCCGAGACGGTCACCAACGGCGGCGGCCTGCACGTCGCCAACCGGTACCCGGGCGTCACCGGCCCGACAGCGGTGGCCGGCACCTGGACCCTGGCCCGCAACACCCTGATCCGGACCGGCAACTCCGACTACAACTGGAACTTCGGCATCGGCGCGCTGTGGTTCTGGCCGGACCAGGGCGCGATCACCGGGGCCACCATCAACGTCACCGACACCGACATCCTGGACAGCTCCTACGCCGGGATCCAGTGGATCGGCAACGGCACCAGCGGGCTGAACCTGACCAACGTCAACATCGCCGGCGCCGGAACGTTCGCCCTGCAGGCGCAGGCCCCGGCCACCGCCACGTTCAAGAACGTGAAGGCGACCGGGATCGCCCAGAACCCGCCGACCTACAACTGCACCGGCTCCGGGCTGGCGATCACCGACGCGGGCGGCAACTCGGGGTGGCAGACACCGACGCCGTACTGCGGGCCGTGGCCGGCGCCGAAGTGGGGCAACAGCACCACCACGCCGTCTGGCCCGCCGGCCTCGTCGCCGACGCCCGGCCCCAGCACCTCCAGCACTCCGCCGCCGTCCAACGGCAACCTGGCGCGGGGCAAGCCGGTCACCGCCACGTCCTCGAACGGTAACTACGTGGCGGCGAACGCCGTCGACGGCAACGCGGCGACGTACTGGGAGAGCGCCAACAACGCGTTCCCGCAGACGTACACCGTGGACCTGGGCTCGGCGCAGACCGTCGGCAGGGCCGTACTGAAGCTGCCGGCCGGCTGGGAGAAGCGGACCGAGACCGTCGCGGTCTCCGGAAGCACCGACGGGTCCTCCTGGACGTCGCTCGCCGGTGCCGGCGGGGTCACGCTCGACCCGGCCAGTGGCAACAGCGCGACCCTGGCGCTGACCACCGGGAACCACCGATACGTCCGGCTGACCTTCTCGGCCAACTCGGGCTGGCCCGCGGCGCAGCTCGCCGAGCTCGAGGTGTATGCGAGCGGTGGCACCACCACGCCGCCGACCAGCGCGCCGCCGACCACCACCGCGCCGCCCACCGGCAACCTCGCGGCCGGGAGAACGGCCACCGCGACCAGCCAGGCGGACGTCTACACCCCGGCCAACGTGACCGACGGCAACGCGAGCAGCTACTGGGAGAGCGGCAGCAACGCCTTCCCGCAGTCGATCACCGTCGACCTGGGCCAGAACCGCACCCTCGGCCGGGTCGTCCTGAAGCTGCCGCCGACGACGGCCTGGGCCACCCGCACCGAGACGCTCAGCATCCTGGGCAGCACCGACGGCTCGGCCTACAGCACCGTCAAGGCGAGCGCCGGGTACACCTTCGACCCGGCGAGCGGCAACACCGTCACCATCCCGGTGAGCGCGACCCAGCGGTACCTGCGCGTCACCGTCACGGGGAACACCGGCTGGCCCGCCGGCCAGCTTTCCGAGATCGAGGCCTACCCCTCGTGA
- a CDS encoding glycoside hydrolase family 13 protein yields the protein MSAKDSAWWRDAVIYQVYPRSFADSDGDGVGDIDGIRSRLGHLRDLGVDAIWMSPWYPSPMADAGYDVADFRDVDPVFGTLAGAEALIAEAHAAGIRMIVDIVPNHISAEHPWFQAAIASPDAPEREYFWFRPPSERMPTRWTGEFGGTTWSKAPDGSWYLHLFTPEQPDLNWEHPDVKAEFEDILRFWFDRGADGIRIDSAALLFKDTALPEVVEGEPHPFHDLDAVHDVYRAWRRVADDYEDRALIGEVWMPDVERFTNYLRPDELHAAFNFDFLGCAWDPELMRACIDRTLDAHAGVGAPATWVLSNHDVTRHVTRYGRADTTFSFENNLDGTPVDLELGTRRARAAALLTLSLPGSAYVYQGEELGLWENENIPEEQIQDPMYARRGHTRDGCRVPLPWSGDEPPYAFSSGTPWLPQPAEWKDRTVEAQTGDPNSMLELYRTAIRLRPRAAAFSWLDRGAGVLAYTRGDDFACVLNLSGAPIPMPEHKTILLASGPLDGDLLPQDTAVWLRF from the coding sequence GTGTCCGCAAAAGACAGTGCGTGGTGGCGCGACGCGGTCATCTACCAGGTGTATCCCCGGAGTTTCGCCGACTCCGACGGTGACGGCGTCGGTGACATCGACGGCATCCGGTCGCGCCTGGGCCACCTCCGCGACCTCGGGGTGGACGCGATCTGGATGAGTCCCTGGTACCCCTCGCCGATGGCGGACGCCGGCTACGACGTGGCGGACTTCCGCGACGTCGACCCGGTCTTCGGCACCCTGGCCGGCGCCGAGGCGCTGATCGCCGAGGCGCACGCGGCCGGCATCCGGATGATCGTCGACATCGTCCCGAACCACATCTCCGCCGAGCATCCGTGGTTCCAGGCCGCGATCGCCTCGCCGGACGCGCCGGAGCGGGAGTACTTCTGGTTCCGGCCGCCGTCCGAGCGGATGCCCACCCGGTGGACCGGGGAGTTCGGCGGCACCACCTGGTCGAAGGCGCCCGACGGGTCCTGGTACCTGCACCTGTTCACCCCGGAGCAGCCCGACCTCAACTGGGAGCACCCGGACGTCAAGGCCGAGTTCGAGGACATCCTGCGGTTCTGGTTCGACAGGGGTGCCGACGGCATCCGGATCGACTCGGCGGCGCTGCTGTTCAAGGACACCGCGCTGCCCGAGGTGGTCGAGGGTGAGCCGCACCCCTTCCACGACCTGGACGCGGTGCACGACGTCTACCGGGCCTGGCGCCGGGTGGCCGACGACTACGAGGACCGGGCACTGATCGGCGAGGTGTGGATGCCCGACGTCGAGCGCTTCACCAACTACCTGCGGCCGGACGAGCTGCACGCGGCGTTCAACTTCGACTTCCTCGGCTGCGCGTGGGACCCGGAGCTGATGCGGGCCTGCATCGACCGCACCCTCGACGCGCACGCCGGGGTCGGCGCCCCGGCCACCTGGGTGCTCTCCAACCACGACGTCACCCGGCACGTCACCCGCTACGGCCGGGCCGACACCACGTTCAGCTTCGAGAACAACCTCGACGGCACCCCCGTCGACCTGGAACTGGGCACCCGCCGGGCGCGGGCCGCCGCGCTGCTCACCCTCTCGCTGCCCGGCTCGGCCTACGTCTACCAGGGCGAGGAACTCGGACTCTGGGAGAACGAGAACATCCCCGAGGAGCAGATCCAGGATCCGATGTACGCCCGGCGCGGGCACACCCGGGACGGCTGCCGGGTGCCGCTGCCCTGGTCCGGCGACGAGCCACCGTACGCCTTCAGCAGCGGCACACCGTGGCTGCCCCAGCCGGCCGAGTGGAAGGACCGCACCGTCGAGGCGCAGACCGGCGATCCGAACTCGATGCTGGAGCTGTACCGCACCGCCATCCGGCTGCGCCCCCGCGCGGCCGCGTTCAGCTGGCTCGACCGGGGCGCCGGGGTGCTCGCCTACACCCGCGGCGACGACTTCGCCTGCGTGCTCAACCTGTCCGGCGCTCCCATCCCCATGCCGGAGCACAAGACCATCCTGCTCGCCAGCGGCCCTCTCGACGGTGACCTCCTCCCCCAGGACACCGCGGTCTGGCTGCGTTTCTGA
- a CDS encoding carbohydrate ABC transporter permease, which yields MSHNSGTRTLVSQAQLRRGKGKYLYWTLLGLVVAGFTLVFIGPLYWMVTGALKTGQEIAQTPPTLWPRHPDVSNYTNAWSNLNLSKLLFNTFYYAIGAVLFQLVFDTAAAYSLSKLRPVLGNVVLGAMLATLMIPVIVLIVPQYVTVIDLPIVHASLINQPLAIWLPLVANAFNIFLLKRFFDSIPEDLMSAAQVDGAGPLRTLWSIILPMSRPILGVVSIFSVTYVWKDFLWPKLVMPDGSTRTVSVGIVAFSGGSSVNEVIAASVIAAIPTVIIFLIFQRNIMSGLTAGSVKG from the coding sequence ATGTCGCACAATTCCGGCACCCGTACGCTCGTCTCGCAGGCCCAGCTGCGACGCGGCAAGGGCAAGTACCTCTACTGGACGTTGCTGGGCCTGGTCGTGGCCGGCTTCACCCTGGTGTTCATCGGCCCGCTGTACTGGATGGTCACCGGCGCGCTCAAGACCGGCCAGGAGATCGCGCAGACCCCGCCGACGCTGTGGCCGCGGCACCCGGACGTCAGCAACTACACCAACGCCTGGAGCAACCTCAACCTCTCCAAGCTGCTGTTCAACACGTTCTACTACGCGATCGGCGCGGTCCTGTTCCAGCTGGTGTTCGACACCGCCGCGGCGTACTCGCTGTCGAAGCTGCGCCCGGTCCTGGGCAACGTGGTCCTCGGCGCGATGCTGGCCACCCTGATGATCCCGGTGATCGTCCTGATCGTCCCGCAGTACGTGACGGTGATCGACCTGCCGATCGTGCACGCCAGCCTGATCAACCAGCCGCTCGCGATCTGGCTGCCGCTGGTCGCCAACGCCTTCAACATCTTCCTGTTGAAGCGGTTCTTCGACTCCATCCCGGAGGACCTGATGTCGGCCGCCCAGGTGGACGGGGCCGGCCCGCTGCGCACGCTCTGGTCGATCATCCTGCCGATGTCGCGCCCGATCCTCGGCGTCGTCTCGATCTTCTCGGTGACGTACGTCTGGAAGGACTTCCTCTGGCCGAAGCTGGTCATGCCGGACGGCTCCACCCGGACGGTGAGCGTCGGCATCGTGGCCTTCTCCGGCGGCTCGTCGGTGAACGAGGTGATCGCCGCCTCGGTGATCGCGGCCATCCCCACCGTGATCATCTTTCTGATCTTCCAGCGGAACATCATGTCCGGCCTGACCGCGGGCAGCGTCAAGGGCTGA
- a CDS encoding carbohydrate ABC transporter permease, with protein MATMTAPGTTEQLTRSASPARSRGRRNRKIRDNVTGYAFLIGAILCFALFTWYPMIRGIIMSFQRTRRGVTTWVGWDNYTRIIADPSFWPAWRNTVYFTVLALVIGYAVPFFVAILLNELRHAKGYLRVLVYLPVMLPPASALFLFKFYAYDPSDAGLFNAILTFLHLPTSQWMQSPGATMPAMVIASTWMNMGSAVLIYLASLQNIPGELYEAAELDGAGLWRRIWNVTIPQTRLILGLLAMMQIVATMQVFIEPLILANGAGTQDSATTVAYLIYQHGFYQNDLNGAAALGVIILVALAAFSGVYLRLTTKND; from the coding sequence TTGGCGACCATGACCGCCCCGGGCACGACCGAACAGTTGACACGCAGCGCCTCGCCCGCCCGGAGCCGTGGGCGGCGCAACCGCAAGATCCGCGACAACGTCACCGGGTACGCCTTCCTGATCGGCGCGATCCTCTGCTTCGCCCTCTTCACCTGGTACCCGATGATCCGCGGGATCATCATGAGCTTCCAGCGGACCAGGCGCGGTGTGACCACCTGGGTCGGCTGGGACAACTACACCCGGATCATCGCCGACCCGAGCTTCTGGCCGGCCTGGCGCAACACCGTCTACTTCACCGTGCTGGCCCTGGTCATCGGGTACGCGGTCCCGTTCTTCGTCGCGATCCTGCTCAACGAGCTGCGGCACGCCAAGGGTTACCTGCGCGTCCTGGTGTACCTGCCGGTGATGCTGCCGCCGGCCTCGGCGCTCTTCCTCTTCAAGTTCTACGCGTACGACCCGAGCGACGCCGGCCTGTTCAACGCGATCCTCACGTTCCTGCACCTGCCCACCTCGCAGTGGATGCAGTCGCCGGGCGCGACGATGCCGGCCATGGTGATCGCCTCCACGTGGATGAACATGGGCAGCGCCGTGCTGATCTACCTGGCCTCGCTGCAGAACATCCCGGGCGAGCTGTACGAGGCGGCCGAGCTGGACGGCGCCGGGCTCTGGCGACGGATCTGGAACGTGACCATCCCGCAGACCAGGCTGATCCTCGGCCTGCTCGCCATGATGCAGATCGTCGCCACCATGCAGGTCTTCATCGAGCCGCTGATCCTCGCCAACGGCGCCGGCACGCAGGACTCGGCGACCACCGTGGCGTACCTGATCTATCAGCACGGCTTCTATCAGAACGACCTCAACGGCGCCGCGGCGCTCGGAGTGATCATCCTCGTGGCGCTGGCCGCCTTCTCGGGTGTCTACCTGCGGCTCACCACGAAGAACGACTGA